A genomic segment from Leptolyngbya boryana PCC 6306 encodes:
- a CDS encoding glycosyltransferase family 4 protein yields MRIAIATVQVPFIRGGAEILADGLANALQAAGHSVEIIAMPFRFSPVSEIQRSMKLWASENFENLNGYQCDRVICLKFPAFYLQHPNKVGWLLHQHRSVYDLWDTEFTAEFSRSAEGKQLKQEITEQDTKALSTFRGVFTIAKTVSKRLQKFNQIASIPLYHPPQFAEQFYTAPAEPYIFFPSRLETLKRQDLLIQAMRFVRSPVVALMGGEGGQYPYLQGLIDQFGLHQKVRLLGRLSDNEKLSYYAHCLGVFFAPYNEDYGYVTLEAMLSRKPVITCKDSGEPVEFVVNGQTGWITEADPTEIAEKIDHLYEQQAIAKEMGSAGYDRYNALDISWANVVQKILGC; encoded by the coding sequence ATGAGAATTGCGATCGCCACTGTTCAAGTTCCCTTTATTCGAGGCGGAGCGGAGATTTTAGCCGACGGATTAGCAAATGCACTGCAAGCAGCCGGACACTCGGTTGAAATCATTGCGATGCCATTTCGATTTTCGCCTGTCTCAGAAATTCAGCGAAGTATGAAACTTTGGGCATCTGAGAATTTTGAGAATTTGAATGGCTATCAATGCGATCGTGTGATCTGTCTCAAATTTCCGGCATTCTATTTGCAGCATCCGAATAAAGTGGGCTGGCTTTTACATCAACATCGCAGTGTTTATGACCTATGGGACACTGAATTTACAGCAGAATTTTCTCGCAGTGCAGAAGGCAAACAGTTAAAACAAGAAATTACAGAACAAGATACGAAAGCCCTGAGTACATTTCGAGGCGTTTTTACGATCGCGAAAACCGTGTCCAAGCGATTGCAAAAATTCAATCAAATCGCTTCTATCCCGCTCTATCATCCGCCCCAATTTGCAGAACAGTTTTACACCGCGCCTGCCGAACCTTATATTTTCTTTCCGAGCCGATTAGAAACTCTGAAACGGCAGGATTTGCTGATTCAAGCCATGCGATTTGTGCGATCGCCTGTGGTTGCCTTAATGGGTGGCGAAGGCGGTCAGTACCCTTATCTGCAAGGTTTGATTGATCAATTTGGACTCCATCAGAAAGTCCGCCTGCTCGGTCGGCTCAGCGACAATGAGAAACTCAGTTATTACGCACATTGTTTAGGTGTTTTTTTTGCGCCTTATAACGAGGATTACGGTTACGTCACCTTAGAAGCAATGCTCTCTCGCAAGCCTGTGATTACCTGCAAAGATTCGGGTGAACCCGTTGAATTTGTTGTAAATGGGCAGACCGGATGGATTACAGAAGCTGATCCAACGGAGATCGCCGAAAAGATTGATCATCTCTATGAACAGCAAGCGATCGCGAAAGAAATGGGATCAGCAGGATACGATCGCTACAATGCACTCGACATTTCATGGGCTAATGTTGTGCAAAAGATATTAGGATGTTGA
- a CDS encoding class I SAM-dependent methyltransferase, translating into MISSDPVADYTPTSERHMPVYETGTDTSLANVDHMIRYAYVAPFVVGKRVLDISCGTGYGTQFIAQQGALEVVGVDVDQSAVNFASKFHAHPNATFIQSDAHYVRQLEDASFDVIVSFETIEHLPNPRKFVVELRRLLKPDGQLFLSCPNDYRVAPWISEFHLHKFRFPEFRELVLSTFGEAVFLGQHYSVSSHIVKPISPALKGVRFESYQNPLPKDFFEREYLENLSAIENADGYLAIVNVDESQLQNQTSISQSAFQFLMRLLTETLPQSDQVNQLNQELQQTRLELDRVNQLAAAAQTRIQAMESSKFWKLRATWFQLKRKLGLPTQE; encoded by the coding sequence ATGATCTCATCTGACCCAGTTGCCGATTACACACCGACTAGCGAACGGCATATGCCAGTGTACGAGACAGGAACAGATACTTCGCTTGCAAATGTGGATCATATGATTCGCTATGCGTATGTTGCACCCTTTGTCGTTGGAAAACGGGTGTTAGATATCTCTTGTGGAACGGGGTATGGGACACAGTTTATCGCTCAGCAAGGCGCTTTAGAAGTTGTTGGGGTCGATGTGGATCAGTCGGCAGTGAATTTTGCATCTAAGTTTCACGCGCATCCGAATGCAACGTTTATTCAGTCCGATGCTCATTATGTGCGGCAATTAGAAGATGCTTCGTTCGATGTGATTGTTTCCTTTGAAACGATCGAGCATTTGCCGAATCCGCGAAAGTTTGTAGTTGAACTCAGACGCTTACTGAAACCAGATGGACAACTGTTTTTGTCTTGTCCAAATGATTATCGCGTTGCGCCTTGGATCAGTGAGTTTCATTTGCATAAGTTCCGATTTCCTGAGTTTCGAGAATTGGTGTTGAGCACGTTTGGTGAAGCGGTATTTTTAGGGCAGCACTACAGCGTTTCGAGTCATATTGTTAAGCCGATTTCACCTGCATTAAAAGGCGTGAGATTTGAGAGTTATCAGAACCCTCTGCCGAAGGATTTCTTTGAGCGTGAGTATTTAGAAAATCTTTCTGCGATCGAGAATGCTGATGGATATTTAGCGATCGTGAATGTAGATGAATCACAGTTGCAAAATCAAACCAGTATTTCGCAGAGTGCATTTCAGTTTTTGATGCGACTTCTAACTGAAACGTTACCGCAATCAGACCAGGTTAACCAGCTCAATCAAGAGCTTCAGCAAACCCGACTTGAACTCGATCGTGTCAATCAACTTGCCGCCGCTGCACAGACTCGAATTCAAGCAATGGAAAGTAGTAAATTCTGGAAGTTACGAGCAACTTGGTTCCAACTCAAGCGAAAATTGGGATTGCCAACTCAAGAATAG
- a CDS encoding DUF3891 family protein, translating into MIVNPTQNGWQIIYHRAHALLAAQIAGQWCRKDAPPRLYETVAAISHHDDLEREWDENNLNKAGAPKDFTQDSEQETDYDSLRRHLEGSLYRGRWVALLTSMHLLRLNSAKRGTSPKADAFLDEQIENQKRWRKDLEISETDATQAYDFLQWCDRCSLILCQQELPADERWLEISKAHDEQRYDIKQLENGLVTVNPWCFQDDQFTVNVEAVTLSEVKFKDNKSLTKALQSAPRKVLEWTFVKDAA; encoded by the coding sequence ATGATCGTTAATCCGACTCAAAACGGCTGGCAAATTATTTATCATCGGGCACATGCGCTCCTTGCTGCACAGATTGCAGGGCAGTGGTGCAGAAAAGATGCTCCTCCTCGGCTGTATGAAACTGTTGCTGCGATTTCTCATCATGACGATCTAGAGCGCGAATGGGATGAGAACAATCTGAATAAAGCGGGTGCACCAAAAGATTTTACTCAAGATAGCGAGCAAGAAACCGACTATGACAGCTTGCGGCGACATCTTGAAGGTTCGTTGTATCGCGGGCGCTGGGTGGCACTTTTAACGTCGATGCATTTGCTGCGATTGAATTCTGCAAAACGAGGAACCTCGCCGAAAGCAGATGCTTTCCTGGATGAACAGATCGAAAATCAGAAACGCTGGCGCAAAGATTTAGAAATCTCTGAAACAGATGCGACGCAAGCGTATGACTTTCTGCAATGGTGCGATCGCTGTTCGCTCATTCTCTGCCAGCAAGAACTCCCCGCCGATGAACGCTGGCTCGAAATCAGCAAAGCTCATGATGAGCAACGCTATGACATCAAGCAATTAGAAAACGGATTAGTCACTGTCAATCCTTGGTGCTTTCAAGACGATCAATTTACGGTAAATGTCGAAGCCGTCACCCTTTCAGAGGTCAAATTCAAAGACAACAAGAGTCTGACAAAAGCACTGCAATCTGCACCCCGTAAAGTTTTGGAATGGACGTTTGTCAAAGATGCCGCCTGA
- a CDS encoding GAF domain-containing protein: MPPEIDQLLSQGDLSELMRAIAEYFNCDRCFFYLRNPQTRLGRVPFCWTRNSQIPIVYDEDWKPEPQSLPDEDPMFAAALATKPSIFVEDVQTASADVLNAKFERENFGHRALIHGHVCYDNQLWGVLQPCIMDQPRPWTAAERGIFTEIIQRITPIAVAYIKQQSEYPPEE; encoded by the coding sequence ATGCCGCCTGAAATTGATCAATTACTGAGTCAAGGTGATTTGTCTGAGTTAATGCGAGCGATCGCAGAGTATTTCAATTGCGATCGCTGTTTTTTCTACCTTCGCAATCCCCAAACTCGTCTCGGTCGCGTTCCGTTTTGTTGGACACGCAATTCACAAATTCCTATCGTCTACGATGAAGATTGGAAACCCGAGCCGCAGTCTTTACCGGATGAAGATCCAATGTTTGCGGCAGCACTAGCGACGAAACCTTCTATTTTTGTCGAAGATGTACAAACGGCGAGTGCTGATGTTTTGAATGCAAAATTTGAGCGAGAGAACTTTGGACATCGGGCATTAATCCATGGTCATGTTTGCTATGACAATCAGTTGTGGGGAGTTTTGCAGCCTTGCATAATGGATCAGCCCCGACCTTGGACAGCAGCAGAACGGGGAATCTTTACAGAAATTATTCAACGGATCACCCCAATTGCTGTTGCATACATCAAACAGCAAAGCGAATATCCCCCAGAAGAATGA
- a CDS encoding sensor histidine kinase, translating to MNHTPFSRTRTIDRILVVDDTLDNCLLIQAILQDEGYQVELADSGKEALRIIEQSPPDLILLDVMMPEMDGYEVTRRIRANSALPFIPILLTTAYDQPSVAQGLDTGADDFIRKPVHFDELLARVRALLRLKHSVDERDQIARQREDFVSRLTHDLRTPLVAADRMLNLMAQGALGDLSDDVQDAIATMIRSNSNLLTMVNTLLEVYRYEAGRKTLIFSPVNLLELAQEVIQELSPLAIDKQLALKLEAEASEEYIAKGDRLELYRVLTNLIGNAIKFTDEGSVTVRLIKVDTGLVPAIKIEVQDTGAGISDSDRATLFESFIPGKHKKSGSGLGLHLTRRIVEAHNGRINVMTEPDQGSTFTVYLPTH from the coding sequence ATGAATCATACTCCTTTTAGCCGAACGCGGACGATCGATCGCATTCTTGTGGTTGACGATACGCTTGATAACTGTTTACTAATTCAGGCGATCTTGCAGGATGAAGGCTATCAAGTTGAACTCGCAGATAGCGGCAAGGAGGCTTTGCGAATTATTGAACAATCTCCCCCTGATCTAATTCTGCTCGATGTGATGATGCCAGAAATGGATGGATATGAGGTGACACGCCGAATTCGGGCAAATTCTGCATTGCCATTTATTCCCATTCTCCTCACAACCGCTTACGATCAGCCGAGTGTCGCTCAGGGATTAGATACCGGAGCAGACGATTTTATCCGCAAGCCTGTTCACTTTGACGAATTGCTGGCGCGAGTCAGAGCACTCCTGCGGCTGAAGCATAGCGTTGATGAGCGAGATCAGATTGCCCGACAAAGAGAAGATTTTGTGTCTCGCCTGACCCATGATTTGAGAACGCCGTTAGTCGCTGCCGATCGCATGTTGAATCTGATGGCACAGGGCGCATTAGGCGATCTGTCTGATGATGTGCAAGATGCAATTGCAACGATGATTCGCAGCAATTCTAATTTGCTGACGATGGTCAATACTTTGTTAGAGGTGTATCGCTACGAGGCAGGTCGCAAGACGCTAATTTTCTCTCCGGTGAATCTACTTGAACTGGCTCAAGAAGTGATTCAGGAGCTTTCACCTTTAGCGATCGACAAACAATTAGCGCTGAAGCTCGAAGCAGAAGCATCAGAAGAATATATTGCAAAAGGCGATCGCTTAGAACTGTACCGAGTTTTAACGAATTTGATTGGCAATGCGATCAAGTTTACGGATGAAGGTTCGGTCACTGTTCGCTTGATCAAAGTAGATACAGGGCTTGTACCTGCGATCAAAATTGAGGTGCAAGATACAGGAGCAGGCATCTCAGACAGCGATCGCGCTACGCTCTTTGAAAGTTTTATCCCTGGCAAACATAAGAAATCTGGCAGCGGATTAGGATTACACCTGACGCGACGGATTGTAGAAGCGCACAATGGCAGAATTAATGTCATGACTGAACCCGATCAGGGCAGTACGTTTACGGTTTATTTGCCGACGCATTGA
- a CDS encoding lysophospholipid acyltransferase family protein, producing the protein MNPLQVSQFMLMSMGIRMYSYHSERVPRNSAVLVVSNHRSVMDALVLMSAIERPIRFACHHYMGQVPVMREVVKQLGCFPLESDQHRQASFFHQAIGLLKSQEAVGIFPEGTSPMVQPPQPPEMGKFHRGFAHLALKAPIEELAILPVAIAPEKETINSAIPLRVLSFFDPTEPLFDQDGWHPLVLYQTVNVMIGHPIWMTPTHRADYQGRFARKAVVELVDRAQTEIKSLLDQGCP; encoded by the coding sequence TTGAATCCCCTTCAAGTTTCCCAATTCATGCTGATGAGTATGGGAATTCGGATGTATTCGTATCATTCCGAGCGAGTTCCCCGAAATAGTGCAGTACTCGTCGTGAGTAATCATCGCAGTGTCATGGATGCACTGGTGTTGATGAGTGCGATCGAGCGTCCGATCCGATTTGCTTGCCATCACTATATGGGACAAGTTCCTGTGATGCGTGAGGTGGTAAAGCAGTTGGGATGTTTTCCGTTAGAAAGTGATCAGCATCGGCAAGCCAGTTTTTTCCACCAAGCGATCGGTTTACTAAAGTCCCAAGAAGCTGTGGGAATTTTTCCAGAAGGAACGTCACCGATGGTGCAACCGCCTCAGCCGCCTGAGATGGGAAAATTTCACCGCGGGTTTGCACATCTCGCCTTGAAAGCTCCGATCGAGGAATTAGCAATCTTACCCGTTGCGATCGCGCCTGAGAAAGAGACGATTAATTCTGCGATCCCATTAAGAGTCTTAAGCTTTTTCGATCCCACCGAGCCGCTATTTGACCAAGATGGCTGGCATCCGCTAGTTTTGTATCAGACTGTAAATGTCATGATTGGGCATCCGATTTGGATGACCCCGACTCATCGGGCTGATTATCAAGGTCGGTTTGCCCGGAAAGCTGTGGTTGAATTAGTCGATCGTGCCCAAACTGAAATTAAATCCTTATTAGACCAAGGCTGTCCTTAG
- a CDS encoding alpha/beta fold hydrolase, giving the protein MLHSSPCFLTPKALRPQFPLFVFLPGMDGTGQLLRAQTAGLEARFDVRCLAIPPDDLTNWEDLAQRVVDLVKGEMIAPRSVYLCGESFGGCLAMKVIERAPELFDRLILVNPASSFNRRPWIGWGAQISQHLPEVAYHWSSVSLLPLLAAFQRISSVDRQALIEAVRSVPQPTSVWRMNLLQGFEVPSEALRSVNISTLILASAKDRLLPSLTEAYRLKANLQKAEVVVLPESGHTCLLEADVNLYQILEQYGFLQEVA; this is encoded by the coding sequence ATGCTGCATAGCTCTCCTTGTTTTCTGACCCCCAAAGCGCTACGACCTCAGTTCCCACTGTTTGTCTTTTTGCCCGGAATGGACGGAACAGGGCAATTGTTACGAGCGCAGACGGCAGGGTTGGAAGCAAGGTTTGATGTGCGCTGTTTGGCGATTCCGCCTGATGATTTGACGAATTGGGAAGATTTAGCGCAGCGGGTCGTGGATTTGGTCAAAGGTGAGATGATCGCGCCCCGATCAGTTTATTTGTGTGGAGAATCCTTTGGCGGCTGTTTGGCGATGAAGGTGATTGAGCGTGCGCCGGAGTTGTTCGATCGCTTGATTTTGGTCAATCCTGCGTCGTCGTTTAATCGCAGACCTTGGATTGGCTGGGGCGCACAGATAAGTCAGCATTTGCCGGAGGTAGCATACCATTGGTCTTCGGTGTCGTTGCTGCCTTTGTTGGCAGCGTTTCAACGAATTTCATCCGTTGATCGCCAAGCCTTGATTGAAGCAGTGCGATCGGTTCCGCAACCGACCTCGGTTTGGCGAATGAATTTATTGCAGGGGTTTGAAGTGCCGAGTGAGGCTTTGCGATCGGTGAACATCTCAACCTTGATTTTGGCGAGTGCGAAGGATCGGTTATTGCCGTCGTTGACGGAGGCTTATCGGTTGAAGGCGAATCTTCAGAAGGCTGAGGTTGTTGTGCTGCCGGAGAGTGGGCATACCTGTCTGTTAGAGGCAGATGTGAATTTGTATCAGATTCTGGAACAGTATGGATTTTTGCAGGAAGTCGCTTAG
- a CDS encoding peptidoglycan recognition protein family protein has translation MPFTAKVITTSEWGAAEPKNAPFKRTVPNYVIVHHTDNQNPPNDPSKGTIEGAKQFARNIQNGHMKQSWSDSGHNFLNTTGGFILEGRHGSLDAVEQGFCVQSAHAAQDQGKLANGNQSPGIENEGNFMTFQMGEKQWESLVELCASLCSSCNISPLNIKGHRDFSNTDCPGNWLYNQLPQLRKQVADQLGLKFTEEELKNSSQLVDLKFGSTGAEVIKLQKRLLDKGFNPGAIDGAFGENTEAAVKAFQRSAGLKSDGIAGIKTRTELGIA, from the coding sequence ATGCCATTCACCGCAAAAGTCATTACCACATCTGAATGGGGAGCCGCAGAACCCAAAAACGCTCCCTTCAAAAGAACGGTTCCTAACTATGTCATCGTTCATCACACCGACAATCAGAACCCTCCCAATGATCCATCAAAAGGAACGATCGAAGGAGCAAAGCAGTTTGCAAGAAATATCCAAAACGGTCACATGAAGCAGTCCTGGTCAGACTCAGGGCATAACTTCTTGAATACCACTGGCGGATTTATTCTAGAAGGTCGGCATGGTTCACTGGATGCTGTAGAGCAAGGGTTTTGTGTTCAATCTGCCCATGCTGCACAAGATCAAGGCAAATTAGCCAATGGGAATCAATCTCCAGGAATTGAGAATGAAGGAAATTTCATGACCTTTCAAATGGGTGAGAAACAATGGGAGAGCCTTGTAGAACTATGTGCATCGCTGTGTAGTTCTTGTAATATTAGCCCACTCAATATTAAAGGACACCGAGATTTCAGCAATACGGATTGTCCAGGGAACTGGCTTTACAATCAATTGCCACAGTTAAGGAAACAAGTTGCAGATCAGTTGGGCTTAAAATTTACAGAGGAAGAACTGAAGAATAGTTCTCAGCTTGTAGATTTGAAGTTTGGCTCAACCGGAGCCGAAGTAATCAAGTTGCAAAAGCGACTCCTAGACAAGGGATTTAACCCAGGTGCGATCGATGGTGCCTTTGGTGAAAATACAGAAGCTGCCGTAAAAGCGTTCCAGCGTTCCGCTGGACTCAAAAGTGATGGCATTGCTGGTATTAAGACGCGAACTGAGTTAGGAATTGCCTAA
- a CDS encoding peptidoglycan-binding protein has product MGIERVELKLNDGIIDTPHLVDDVEVLQRRLRDWGVLPKDAKIDGLFGSTTQAAVEQFQRMRPPGSPFVPQGLQMTGVVDQNTWAELMKVDPDEIRMVSRDFNPAVMPSGFRSVDEILEIARTPSPIRSFARRNLPLILNQCLNDGVTDPRQIAYVFATAEHESHFGRYMMEIADGWAYEGRGDLGNTEPGDGPRFKGRGFVQITGRVNYAKWKEKLGIDLVNQPEKAASPDVAALILVRGMRDGSFTELSLSDFIGDNFLNARRIINGMDLADHIEKIANAYLQAL; this is encoded by the coding sequence ATGGGAATTGAAAGAGTTGAGTTAAAACTCAATGATGGCATTATCGATACACCTCATTTAGTAGATGATGTCGAGGTTTTGCAACGACGTTTAAGAGACTGGGGAGTGTTACCCAAAGACGCAAAAATCGATGGATTATTTGGTTCCACCACTCAGGCAGCCGTTGAGCAGTTTCAACGAATGCGTCCTCCCGGCAGTCCCTTTGTCCCACAAGGACTACAGATGACTGGAGTGGTTGATCAGAATACATGGGCAGAATTAATGAAAGTTGACCCAGATGAGATCAGGATGGTCAGCCGTGACTTTAATCCTGCGGTCATGCCATCTGGGTTTCGCAGTGTGGATGAGATTTTAGAGATTGCACGGACTCCTTCTCCAATTCGTTCTTTTGCCCGAAGAAATTTACCATTGATTCTGAATCAATGCCTCAATGATGGCGTGACCGATCCGAGACAGATTGCCTATGTGTTTGCGACTGCCGAACATGAATCCCATTTTGGACGGTACATGATGGAAATCGCAGATGGATGGGCTTATGAAGGTCGAGGGGATTTAGGCAATACCGAGCCTGGAGACGGACCTCGATTTAAAGGCAGAGGGTTTGTCCAAATCACTGGGCGAGTGAACTATGCGAAATGGAAAGAGAAGCTAGGTATCGATCTCGTCAATCAGCCAGAAAAAGCAGCTTCTCCTGATGTTGCCGCCCTAATTTTAGTCCGAGGAATGCGGGATGGTAGTTTCACGGAACTAAGTTTGAGTGACTTCATTGGAGATAATTTCTTGAATGCCAGAAGAATTATTAATGGAATGGATCTAGCAGATCACATTGAAAAAATTGCTAACGCTTATCTTCAGGCGCTTTGA